A region of Acidithiobacillus ferridurans DNA encodes the following proteins:
- the imuA gene encoding translesion DNA synthesis-associated protein ImuA — MNPSAHKTAVDTLLSNHPQHLWRGLNNQRTPGVAAHWPDLERLVGDWPRGAITEVVSALDGIGELRLVLPAVAELSQREARWILWVAPPHIPYPAALAAAGVDLARMLVLHPRKGQNTLWALELALRSGSCSAVLAWPPTLQDIQWRRLQLAAEAGNSLAFFFFRQSNVATVPVALRLGLHPAPQGIDVNVRKRRGAMPTRGMVALSDQLALAF, encoded by the coding sequence ATGAATCCATCCGCACATAAAACCGCCGTCGACACCCTGTTGAGCAACCATCCCCAGCACTTGTGGCGGGGTCTGAATAATCAGCGGACGCCGGGCGTGGCGGCGCACTGGCCGGATCTGGAGCGGTTGGTAGGTGACTGGCCACGTGGCGCCATCACTGAAGTGGTCAGCGCTCTGGACGGTATCGGAGAACTGCGTCTGGTGCTGCCCGCCGTGGCGGAACTGAGTCAGCGCGAGGCGCGCTGGATACTCTGGGTCGCGCCTCCACATATCCCCTATCCGGCAGCACTGGCGGCTGCCGGTGTCGATCTTGCACGGATGCTGGTGCTGCATCCACGCAAGGGCCAGAATACGCTCTGGGCGCTGGAACTGGCTCTGCGTTCCGGCAGTTGCAGCGCGGTGCTGGCCTGGCCGCCGACTCTACAAGATATCCAGTGGCGTCGCCTGCAATTGGCGGCCGAGGCGGGCAACAGTCTGGCCTTCTTCTTTTTCCGCCAAAGCAACGTCGCTACGGTGCCCGTTGCCTTGCGTCTGGGTCTGCACCCTGCCCCACAAGGAATCGACGTGAACGTCCGTAAACGTCGTGGTGCCATGCCGACGCGGGGTATGGTGGCGCTCAGCGACCAACTGGCGCTGGCGTTCTGA
- a CDS encoding Y-family DNA polymerase, producing the protein MYWLAIQFPRLGVELRERVQAEAAALALVDAQGSAGTLLQVNATAFQAGLRTGMTTARALAMLPELQLCTRDPAAEVQALSHWARLLYSLAPRVVLLEEMSPALAVDISGNTRLQQDDTLLQVVAAWAAATRLSVHAGVAPTPLGAALLAQWQGTSSGPGSSFCPGAVDWALLWPRIPITLLPCAATTRAALLALGVRHCAQLQALDRADLVRRLGPESLHVLDRLSGRIDDPRPALSFPMNPEVSIPLYSEIRHWEGLRFALHRALQDLQLLLRTQAQASRSWLLQLQGRERQWSSTLEVRDPSTKVETLLTLWQWRLQQQPLDFAVHTLHLQALAPHHWSGRQATWWQDEAEEARWQLVEQLRQRLGDVAVYAVAGVADHRPDYAWQRVPPGAGQGEANAARPLWLLAQALPLHAPPLLPPAQVERIEGGWWDGRDQSRDYFRWRHPGGALCWVYRDRRQGRFYVQGYFA; encoded by the coding sequence ATGTACTGGCTGGCGATACAGTTTCCGCGTTTGGGCGTGGAGCTTCGGGAACGGGTGCAGGCAGAAGCGGCCGCGCTGGCGCTGGTGGACGCGCAGGGCAGTGCTGGAACCTTGTTGCAGGTCAACGCGACAGCGTTTCAGGCGGGACTACGAACGGGCATGACGACGGCGCGGGCTTTGGCTATGCTCCCGGAACTGCAACTCTGTACTCGCGACCCGGCTGCCGAAGTGCAGGCGCTCAGCCACTGGGCCAGGCTGCTTTATAGTCTGGCACCACGGGTAGTGCTGCTGGAGGAGATGTCCCCCGCCCTGGCGGTGGATATCTCCGGTAACACCCGCCTGCAGCAGGACGACACATTGTTGCAGGTCGTGGCGGCATGGGCTGCTGCGACGCGACTGAGTGTGCATGCCGGGGTGGCTCCGACACCCCTGGGTGCCGCCTTACTGGCGCAATGGCAAGGAACCAGTTCCGGTCCTGGCTCCAGCTTTTGCCCAGGGGCCGTCGACTGGGCGCTGCTCTGGCCGCGAATCCCCATAACTCTGCTGCCTTGTGCCGCCACCACCCGTGCGGCCCTGCTGGCCTTGGGGGTTCGTCATTGCGCCCAGCTTCAGGCCCTGGACCGTGCCGATCTGGTCAGGCGCCTTGGTCCCGAATCCTTGCATGTGCTGGATCGTCTGAGCGGTAGGATAGATGATCCGCGTCCCGCATTGTCTTTCCCGATGAATCCGGAAGTTTCCATCCCGCTGTACAGTGAAATCCGCCACTGGGAAGGCCTGCGCTTTGCCCTGCACCGTGCTTTACAGGATCTTCAGCTTCTTCTCCGGACGCAGGCGCAGGCCAGCCGCTCCTGGCTGCTGCAGTTGCAGGGTCGTGAGCGGCAATGGTCTTCCACGCTGGAGGTACGCGATCCTTCCACGAAGGTGGAAACATTGTTGACGCTCTGGCAATGGCGGTTACAACAACAGCCTCTGGATTTTGCCGTGCATACCCTGCACCTGCAGGCACTGGCGCCGCATCACTGGTCCGGGCGTCAGGCCACCTGGTGGCAGGACGAGGCGGAGGAGGCGCGCTGGCAGTTGGTGGAGCAATTGCGTCAGCGTCTGGGTGACGTTGCGGTATATGCCGTCGCCGGGGTGGCGGATCATCGCCCGGATTATGCCTGGCAGAGGGTACCGCCGGGAGCTGGGCAGGGAGAGGCCAATGCCGCTCGTCCCCTCTGGTTGCTGGCGCAGGCACTGCCGCTCCATGCCCCACCGCTCCTTCCGCCGGCGCAGGTAGAACGTATCGAAGGCGGCTGGTGGGATGGCCGCGATCAGAGCCGGGATTACTTCCGCTGGCGACATCCTGGCGGGGCTCTGTGCTGGGTGTATCGGGACCGGCGTCAGGGGCGTTTCTATGTGCAGGGCTATTTTGCCTGA